In Runella sp. SP2, the genomic window CCGAAAAACCGTTCAGGAGTTGCCCGAAGCCAAATTGTACGAAAAAACGGGCTTTACAAACGGCGAAATCCCCATGTGGCGCCTGATTTATGCCGTTGAAAACCACATCATACACCACCGTGGACAAGTAATTGTGTATTTACGCTTAAAAAATATCGTTCCCGAAGGATATGTTGGCTGGTAGTTTGTATTTTTGTTACGGCATTCCCGCAATCTATCATGCTACTTGGTTTGCAAATAGATATTACTCAACTATCCAAACGCCAGATTCTTCGTCTGCGCCGATGGCTTCTTGTTGCCATTGTTGGAGTAATGTTTATGCAGAGTATATTGACTGCCCTACTGCTATTTTCGATTGACCATCCTACGTCTTTTCAGGAATCGTATTCAAAATCGGAGCAGGTAGTAAGCAATAAACAGCAAAAAATTAAGCAGCAGCTATTGTCCTTACTGGATTTTGGGCAAGAACCCACCAAGAAAAAACAGGCTTCGCTAAACCTCTACGTCTTTAATCTTTTTGTAGAAGAAGTTGCCATCGAAGTGCCCGCCTGCCTTCCAACGGCTTTTGCTTCCAACGCTGATTTTGCCTATTTGGCGGGAAAAGGTTTGTTGTTTCACCAGAAAATTCCGCATCCTCCACGTACCGTTTAATGTCCATTTGATACGCTACTCCGTCGTTCGGTGTAGCGCTTCTTGGTTTCTCTCTGCCGTATTTCAGCAGGGCAGAAGCACCGTATCTCTATGGTTTCATTAAACACTTTATTCTCGTGGATTTTCCAATCTTTCACCTCGATTTTATTGGCAATCGGGCTTTGATTGCCATTATCGCCGTCCTGCATGCCGTCATCAATCACGCCTTGGCAGTAGGACTTATGCCCGTAGTCACCATGCTCGAAATCAAAGGGTTCAGACTCCTAAAAATCAACCCCGAGCTGGCCGAAAAGTGGGACTCGCTGGCGTACCGAATTCTGTTTTTCGCCTTTCTTATCACCACCACCATCGGTGCCATGACGGGCGTTGGTATTTGGTTTTCGGCCTCGTTGGTCAACCCTGCTTCTATTGCGAGCCTCATCCGAGTTTTCTTCGGCGCTTGGTTTGTTGAATGGCTCGTTTTTGTGACTGAAGTTGTGCTTATTTTGCTTTATTTTTTAACGTGGAAAAAGCTTAAAGCCAACCTGTTACAAAAATTCAAACACGTAAAGTACGGGCTATTTCTGAGCTTTTTTTCGTGGATTACGATGGCGATTATCGTATCCATTTTATCGTTTATGATGGATACGGGCAACTGGAACAACGACCGAACTTTCTTGTACGGTTTCTTGAATCCCGTGTATTTGCCTCAATTGTTTTTCCGCACCCCCCTCGCCATGACGATGGGCGGCATGATTGCGATGTTTTTAACGCTGATTTACACCCGCAAAGACCTCGAATTTCGTAAAATAGCCCTTCGTTCTATCAGTAAATGGGTCTTGATTTGGGGGCCATTGGCCGCCGCAGGAGCCATGCTGTACTACTACATGATTCCCAAAAGTTTGGTAGGCAACTTACCCGTAGCCATGGGAACGCTTGAATTTCAAAACTGGTACAGTCAAATCGTTATCATTGTCATCGTCGCGATTGGTTTGGTGA contains:
- a CDS encoding cytochrome c: MDFPIFHLDFIGNRALIAIIAVLHAVINHALAVGLMPVVTMLEIKGFRLLKINPELAEKWDSLAYRILFFAFLITTTIGAMTGVGIWFSASLVNPASIASLIRVFFGAWFVEWLVFVTEVVLILLYFLTWKKLKANLLQKFKHVKYGLFLSFFSWITMAIIVSILSFMMDTGNWNNDRTFLYGFLNPVYLPQLFFRTPLAMTMGGMIAMFLTLIYTRKDLEFRKIALRSISKWVLIWGPLAAAGAMLYYYMIPKSLVGNLPVAMGTLEFQNWYSQIVIIVIVAIGLVIGMANWSYFRPQTAPAWLAGVSILLIVGLMGHFERLREFIRKPYVIGEYMYSNGLRVEDYPLLQRDGVLKHANFVANKEVTDANMLEAGRDVFILTCSRCHTTNGAVNPITGKFTDMFGTKPWETAQLKGYIKNMHSARYFMPPFPGNDRELDALCAYIKELQTNPQPVSGAQDGLGFNKPKPSQPVAAVR